One Roseimicrobium gellanilyticum DNA window includes the following coding sequences:
- a CDS encoding SUMF1/EgtB/PvdO family nonheme iron enzyme produces MKLVHIAPGKFRMGQDGPLSQYNLKKDPTKFDDADYDEMPAHEVVLTKAFHLGTTEVTLGQYREFKPGFGKGDDDEAVIGISWTEAKEFCAWLSKKEGRTYRLPTEAEWEYACRAGTTTFFHTGDALPAGFHKWNRDAGGRGFIFPDGKLPAEYAPIEESANFTVGKTPANAWGLYDMHGNVAEWCEDWYGPYEGSEQTDPLGRADGDFRVIRGGSQSVQTRLLRSANRGGWLPDTKNDKTGFRVVLGEPPPGKPLPLAAPALNAANVSQSFPKIERARVDIPFFSGPKPYVKIPPDSYGPLFTRHNHSPAIAECLNGDLLAIWYSCVNEPGTELNNLASRLRLGSEEWEPASLFWDGPDVNDHGPKLWWDGDRTLYFFTRGLNENLIRTSTDNGATWSKAQTTLPVCEWGNAPIRTKEGYLVITTDVPSTTFNISRDGGKTWASPVIAEKSKQNRRGSGARHVGIHAPIVQLADGRLMTVGRQDDVKDQARYEGKTSVSYTSDWGQTWTYDTIDFPAISTVQRPVLMRLKEGPLLFCSYTDPIREWKNRKGMKFKNSSGGEFTGYGLFAALSFDEGKTWPVRRLITKGGEKRTLNTIDRGMFEMSDTMAEPQGYLAATQTRDDHIQLITSKNHYVFNLAWLKSLPAVPAD; encoded by the coding sequence ATGAAGCTGGTCCACATCGCGCCCGGCAAGTTCCGCATGGGGCAGGACGGACCACTGTCGCAGTACAATCTAAAGAAGGACCCGACGAAGTTCGATGATGCGGACTACGATGAAATGCCGGCGCATGAAGTGGTGCTCACGAAGGCGTTTCATCTGGGTACGACGGAGGTGACCCTTGGACAGTATCGTGAATTCAAACCCGGCTTCGGCAAAGGCGATGACGACGAAGCGGTCATAGGAATCAGTTGGACGGAAGCGAAGGAATTCTGCGCATGGCTTTCGAAGAAGGAAGGCCGCACCTACCGCCTCCCGACCGAGGCGGAGTGGGAATACGCGTGCCGTGCGGGGACGACGACGTTCTTCCATACGGGAGATGCGTTGCCTGCGGGTTTCCACAAGTGGAATCGCGATGCAGGTGGGCGTGGCTTCATCTTCCCGGATGGCAAGCTGCCGGCGGAGTATGCGCCGATTGAAGAGTCGGCCAATTTCACCGTGGGAAAGACGCCAGCCAATGCATGGGGACTCTATGACATGCACGGAAATGTGGCCGAGTGGTGTGAGGATTGGTATGGCCCCTACGAAGGTAGTGAGCAGACAGATCCTCTGGGGCGTGCAGATGGAGACTTTCGCGTGATTCGTGGCGGTAGCCAGTCCGTGCAGACACGCTTGCTCCGCTCCGCCAACCGTGGTGGATGGCTGCCTGATACGAAGAACGATAAGACAGGATTCCGCGTGGTGCTTGGCGAACCTCCACCAGGCAAGCCACTCCCGCTCGCGGCTCCAGCCTTGAATGCGGCGAATGTGAGTCAGAGCTTCCCCAAGATTGAGCGCGCGCGTGTCGACATTCCCTTCTTCTCCGGACCGAAGCCGTACGTGAAGATCCCACCGGATAGCTATGGTCCTCTCTTCACGAGACACAACCACAGCCCCGCCATCGCGGAGTGTCTCAATGGTGACCTGCTGGCTATCTGGTACTCCTGCGTGAATGAGCCGGGCACGGAGCTCAACAACCTCGCCAGTCGCTTGCGCCTCGGCTCGGAGGAATGGGAACCTGCGTCACTCTTCTGGGATGGGCCGGATGTGAACGATCATGGTCCGAAGCTCTGGTGGGATGGAGATCGCACGCTGTACTTTTTCACACGTGGGCTGAACGAAAACCTCATCCGCACTTCCACGGACAACGGCGCGACCTGGAGCAAAGCGCAGACGACCCTGCCGGTGTGCGAATGGGGAAATGCTCCCATCCGCACGAAAGAGGGCTACCTGGTAATAACCACAGACGTGCCGTCCACCACCTTTAACATCAGCCGTGATGGCGGGAAGACCTGGGCCTCTCCAGTTATTGCTGAGAAGTCGAAGCAGAATCGCAGAGGCAGTGGTGCACGGCATGTGGGCATCCATGCACCCATCGTCCAGCTTGCTGATGGAAGGCTGATGACCGTGGGACGCCAGGATGATGTGAAGGACCAGGCAAGATATGAAGGCAAGACATCCGTGAGCTACACCAGCGACTGGGGACAAACATGGACGTATGACACGATTGATTTCCCCGCAATCAGCACCGTGCAGCGTCCTGTTCTTATGCGCTTGAAGGAGGGACCTCTGCTCTTCTGCTCCTACACCGACCCGATTCGTGAATGGAAGAATCGCAAGGGCATGAAGTTCAAGAACAGCTCCGGTGGCGAGTTTACCGGCTACGGTCTCTTTGCCGCGCTTTCCTTTGACGAAGGCAAGACCTGGCCGGTGCGGCGTCTCATCACGAAGGGTGGTGAGAAACGCACGCTCAACACCATCGATCGCGGCATGTTCGAGATGAGTGATACCATGGCAGAGCCCCAAGGCTACCTCGCCGCCACGCAGACGCGTGATGACCACATCCAGCTCATCACGAGCAAGAATCACTACGTCTTCAATCTCGCCTGGCTGAAGTCGCTGCCTGCCGTGCCGGCAGATTGA
- a CDS encoding exo-alpha-sialidase: protein MLHLPGSEGDESKIEYDTLPLLSGAHSVVCAPDSQWKFQLHNYLLHHDGKFWCMWSHGPVVEDVPTQHVRYATSEDGLKWSESKMLSGPPAEGRAYIARGFWVRDGELLALAASYKGKGAFGVDKDLKLVAFAYNKADDSWKEKGVLYENAINNFTPQRLSTGEWMMTRRDARFNVSMLIGGTKALNDWQAFPVVDRKEAMATSKFSPDEPVWWEQQDGTLVSAIRDNGGSLRLFRSVSRDHGHTWSAPEKTNYPNATSKLFTLQTSRGFRVLVSNANPKIGRREMHLAVSQDGLTFTRMALLGIPQDKPSTLQYPHVIEHEGSLYIAYSRTKANTELLKVSLDDVERLLKGELPARQPVAISAPARPADSATVLAIPNLVAFWDFQEIAGQARASKGGDHAYALQEMQGPVAQVEDGVFGPYAARIKRGQWLMVPRKDMGALDIHGKDAQVTVVAWVKRGDKASWQAIGGVWDETRKKRQYCLFLNAPRGTKADEMKRYPLANRIHGHVSAVGGPTPGDEFCITYSSGATEIPFNSWQCLAMSYDGKASRVFVNGKLDSLEQYNPFPYPDGLFDGGADGADFTVGAVHRGGSWGNFFDGRMGGLAIFNRALSEDELAKLAALTPKQNTKPKPVVKSGDQSAAVDRAKRE from the coding sequence ATGCTCCATCTCCCCGGCTCAGAGGGAGATGAGTCAAAGATCGAATATGACACCCTGCCGTTGCTCAGCGGCGCCCACTCCGTCGTCTGTGCTCCAGACTCGCAGTGGAAGTTCCAACTGCACAATTACCTCCTGCACCATGATGGCAAGTTCTGGTGCATGTGGAGCCATGGGCCGGTGGTAGAAGATGTGCCCACGCAACATGTGCGTTACGCCACCAGCGAGGATGGATTGAAGTGGAGCGAATCCAAGATGCTGAGTGGTCCGCCCGCGGAAGGTCGAGCTTACATCGCGCGTGGCTTCTGGGTGCGGGATGGTGAACTGCTCGCACTCGCCGCCAGCTACAAGGGGAAGGGCGCCTTCGGCGTGGACAAAGACCTGAAGCTTGTCGCCTTCGCCTACAACAAGGCGGATGACTCTTGGAAGGAGAAAGGCGTGCTCTATGAGAATGCCATCAACAACTTCACCCCGCAGAGGCTCTCCACCGGGGAGTGGATGATGACCCGCCGTGATGCACGTTTTAACGTATCCATGCTCATCGGTGGCACGAAGGCGCTCAATGACTGGCAGGCCTTTCCCGTGGTGGATCGCAAAGAAGCCATGGCCACCAGCAAGTTCAGCCCAGACGAGCCCGTGTGGTGGGAGCAGCAGGATGGGACCCTCGTCTCTGCCATTCGTGACAATGGTGGCTCCCTGCGCCTTTTCCGTTCGGTATCCCGTGATCACGGCCACACCTGGAGCGCACCGGAGAAGACGAACTATCCCAATGCGACCAGCAAACTCTTCACCCTGCAAACCAGCCGGGGCTTCCGCGTGCTCGTCTCGAATGCCAATCCCAAGATTGGCCGCCGTGAGATGCACCTCGCCGTTTCACAGGATGGCCTCACCTTCACCCGCATGGCTCTGCTGGGCATCCCACAGGACAAGCCTTCCACGCTGCAGTATCCCCACGTCATCGAGCATGAGGGCAGCTTATACATTGCTTACTCGCGCACCAAGGCCAACACAGAGCTGCTGAAGGTCTCGCTGGATGATGTGGAGCGCTTGCTGAAAGGCGAGCTTCCTGCACGGCAGCCCGTCGCCATCAGCGCGCCTGCCAGACCCGCGGACAGCGCGACGGTACTGGCCATTCCAAATCTCGTAGCGTTTTGGGACTTCCAGGAAATCGCCGGACAAGCCAGAGCCTCGAAGGGTGGAGACCACGCCTATGCACTACAGGAAATGCAAGGCCCGGTCGCTCAGGTGGAGGATGGTGTCTTTGGTCCGTATGCCGCACGCATCAAACGAGGTCAATGGCTCATGGTACCTCGCAAGGACATGGGAGCGCTGGATATTCATGGCAAGGATGCTCAGGTCACCGTGGTAGCTTGGGTGAAGCGCGGGGATAAGGCCTCCTGGCAGGCCATCGGCGGCGTGTGGGATGAGACGCGGAAGAAGCGGCAGTACTGTCTTTTCCTCAATGCGCCTCGCGGCACGAAGGCGGATGAGATGAAGCGGTATCCGCTGGCCAATCGCATCCATGGCCATGTCTCCGCAGTGGGAGGTCCCACACCGGGCGACGAGTTCTGCATTACCTACTCCAGCGGCGCCACGGAGATTCCGTTCAATTCATGGCAGTGCCTCGCCATGAGCTATGATGGCAAGGCCTCGCGTGTCTTTGTGAATGGGAAGCTCGACTCGCTGGAGCAGTACAACCCCTTTCCGTATCCCGATGGTCTGTTCGATGGCGGTGCGGATGGCGCTGACTTCACCGTGGGCGCAGTGCATCGTGGCGGCTCCTGGGGGAACTTCTTTGATGGGCGCATGGGCGGTCTCGCCATCTTCAACCGTGCCTTGAGTGAAGACGAATTGGCGAAGCTGGCAGCCCTGACTCCCAAGCAAAACACCAAGCCCAAGCCTGTGGTCAAGTCAGGTGACCAGTCTGCTGCCGTTGACCGTGCCAAGCGCGAGTGA